From one Geoalkalibacter halelectricus genomic stretch:
- a CDS encoding phosphatase PAP2 family protein, with amino-acid sequence MTLCWWRRGLVGLVLVLAVPWVAAAEQGRFEDEGYWGRSETVLTLGVLSAAGIFSLFDEDVRREVQRRDRGTLDSLANGLDVLGHPATGLGLSAALWGAGIWRENPDLAETGQMAFEAVLVGQAATAALKYGVGRKRPDSREDAWSFKPFSFAGDHDSLPSGHTANAFALAGVLSRRGAEPWVPWAAYGMASLVGAARIQSDDHWLSDVVIGALVGELAARTVVRFHERNPDFFFGVGPVGIEGVGFRLAWSW; translated from the coding sequence ATGACGCTTTGCTGGTGGCGGAGGGGGCTGGTCGGATTGGTTTTGGTTCTGGCCGTGCCCTGGGTGGCCGCGGCCGAACAGGGCCGATTCGAGGATGAGGGGTATTGGGGCCGTTCCGAAACGGTGCTGACCTTGGGAGTGCTGAGCGCGGCGGGGATTTTTTCCCTCTTCGATGAAGACGTGCGGCGCGAGGTGCAGCGCAGGGATCGCGGCACCCTCGATTCCCTGGCCAACGGGTTGGATGTCCTTGGTCATCCGGCAACCGGACTGGGTCTGTCGGCAGCGCTATGGGGCGCGGGTATCTGGCGCGAGAACCCCGACCTCGCCGAAACCGGGCAGATGGCTTTCGAGGCGGTCTTGGTTGGACAGGCGGCGACGGCGGCCCTCAAATACGGTGTCGGACGCAAGCGCCCCGACAGCCGGGAAGATGCCTGGTCGTTCAAACCTTTTTCCTTTGCCGGGGATCATGATTCCCTGCCTTCGGGCCATACCGCCAACGCCTTTGCCCTGGCCGGAGTGCTGAGCCGCCGAGGTGCTGAGCCCTGGGTTCCCTGGGCGGCCTATGGCATGGCCTCGCTGGTGGGGGCGGCGCGCATCCAATCCGATGATCATTGGCTCTCCGATGTGGTTATCGGTGCCTTGGTGGGTGAGCTTGCGGCGCGCACGGTGGTACGTTTTCACGAGCGAAATCCGGACTTTTTTTTCGGTGTCGGTCCCGTGGGCATTGAAGGTGTGGGTTTTCGCCTTGCGTGGTCCTGGTAG
- the guaA gene encoding glutamine-hydrolyzing GMP synthase, whose product MSQDIHQEKILILDFGSQYTQLIARRVREAHVYCELHPFDMPLEEIRAFAPRGIILSGGPKSVYDEGAPAIAEELFELGVPVLGICYGMQLMSRHFGGEVVPAGKREYGHAELHAQGSPGPLFEGFFAEGRSPVWMSHGDHVEKIPAGFEVVAATENAPVCAIQNVARNLYGVQFHPEVNHTPRGEILLNVFVRRICGCQGRWTPGQIIEDAVARIRAQVGAERVILGLSGGVDSSVAAALIHRAIGDQLTCVFVDNGLLRLNEGDQVMATFAENKGVQVIRVDAEERFLKALEGVADPERKRKIIGNLFVEIFEEQAARISDAKWLAQGTIYPDVIESAGGKTGKAHNIKSHHNVGGLPEFMKLKLLEPLRELFKDEVRAIGEELGLPHAMVWRHPFPGPGLGVRILGAVNKEYADILRRADAIYMEELYSSGHYHKISQAFAVFLPVKSVGVMGDGRTYEYVIALRAVETRDFMTAGWYPMPYADLARISNRIINEVKGVNRVVYDISSKPPATIEWE is encoded by the coding sequence ATGTCGCAGGATATTCACCAGGAAAAAATTCTGATTCTTGATTTCGGTTCCCAGTACACCCAGCTCATCGCCCGCCGTGTCCGCGAGGCCCATGTGTATTGCGAACTGCACCCCTTTGACATGCCCCTTGAAGAGATTCGCGCCTTCGCGCCGCGCGGCATCATCCTCTCGGGCGGTCCCAAATCCGTCTACGACGAAGGGGCCCCGGCCATCGCGGAGGAGTTGTTCGAACTCGGCGTGCCGGTGCTGGGTATCTGCTACGGCATGCAGCTCATGAGCCGCCATTTCGGCGGCGAGGTGGTGCCGGCCGGCAAGCGCGAATACGGCCATGCGGAGTTGCACGCCCAGGGCAGCCCCGGCCCGCTGTTCGAAGGCTTTTTCGCCGAGGGGCGCAGCCCCGTGTGGATGAGCCACGGCGATCATGTGGAGAAGATCCCCGCGGGTTTCGAGGTGGTCGCCGCGACGGAGAACGCTCCGGTGTGCGCTATCCAGAACGTCGCCCGCAACCTCTACGGCGTGCAGTTTCATCCCGAGGTCAACCACACGCCGCGCGGCGAAATCCTGCTCAACGTCTTCGTGCGGCGCATCTGCGGCTGCCAGGGGCGCTGGACGCCGGGGCAGATCATCGAGGATGCAGTGGCGCGCATTCGCGCCCAGGTCGGGGCGGAGCGGGTGATTCTCGGCTTGTCCGGCGGGGTCGATTCGTCCGTGGCGGCCGCCCTCATCCATCGCGCCATCGGCGATCAATTGACCTGCGTGTTTGTCGATAACGGATTGCTGCGTCTCAACGAGGGTGATCAGGTCATGGCCACCTTTGCCGAGAACAAGGGCGTGCAGGTCATCCGCGTCGATGCCGAGGAGCGGTTTCTCAAGGCCCTGGAGGGCGTGGCCGATCCCGAGCGCAAGCGCAAGATCATCGGCAATCTGTTCGTCGAGATTTTCGAGGAGCAGGCCGCCAGGATCAGCGACGCCAAATGGCTCGCCCAGGGCACCATCTATCCCGATGTCATCGAGTCGGCGGGCGGCAAGACCGGCAAGGCCCACAACATCAAAAGCCATCACAATGTCGGCGGGTTGCCCGAATTCATGAAGCTCAAGCTTCTTGAGCCCTTGCGCGAACTGTTCAAGGATGAGGTGCGCGCCATCGGCGAGGAATTGGGCCTGCCCCACGCCATGGTCTGGCGGCATCCCTTCCCCGGTCCCGGCCTGGGGGTGCGGATTCTCGGAGCCGTGAACAAGGAGTACGCCGACATTCTGCGCCGCGCCGACGCCATTTATATGGAGGAGCTCTACAGCAGCGGGCATTACCACAAGATCAGCCAGGCCTTCGCGGTGTTCCTGCCGGTGAAAAGCGTCGGGGTCATGGGCGACGGCCGCACCTATGAGTACGTCATCGCCCTGCGCGCCGTTGAGACCCGGGATTTCATGACCGCAGGCTGGTATCCCATGCCCTACGCGGACCTGGCGCGCATCAGCAACCGCATCATCAACGAGGTCAAGGGCGTCAATCGGGTGGTGTACGATATCTCCTCGAAACCGCCGGCGACCATTGAATGGGAGTGA